In a genomic window of Dyadobacter fermentans DSM 18053:
- the kdsA gene encoding 3-deoxy-8-phosphooctulonate synthase gives MISIPKLKNTDSTSFFLMAGPCAIEGRDMALRIAEHIVTVTDRLRIPYIFKGSYRKANRTKIDSFTGIGDEKALKILQEVSQTFGIPTVTDIHESHEAALAAEYVDVLQIPAFLCRQTELLAAAARTGKAVNVKKGQFLSGASMKFAAEKINEVNPDAQVILTDRGNSFGYGDLVVDYRNLPEMAAFGVPVVMDCTHSLQQPNQTSGVTGGKPKLIETIAKAAIAVGADGLFIETHFNPSEAKSDGANMLPLDQLEGLLERLVRVREAIL, from the coding sequence ATGATCTCGATACCGAAGCTGAAAAATACCGATTCGACCTCCTTTTTCCTGATGGCCGGCCCCTGTGCGATCGAAGGACGGGACATGGCCCTGCGGATCGCCGAACATATCGTTACGGTTACCGACCGCCTGCGCATTCCTTATATATTCAAAGGCTCCTACCGCAAAGCCAACCGCACCAAAATCGACTCATTTACGGGTATTGGCGATGAAAAAGCACTGAAAATCTTGCAGGAAGTAAGTCAGACTTTCGGCATTCCTACTGTAACCGACATCCACGAATCGCACGAGGCCGCGTTGGCTGCGGAGTATGTGGACGTGCTCCAAATCCCTGCATTCCTCTGCCGCCAGACCGAATTACTGGCCGCCGCCGCACGCACGGGCAAGGCGGTGAATGTAAAAAAGGGGCAATTTCTTTCCGGTGCATCAATGAAATTTGCCGCTGAAAAAATCAATGAGGTAAATCCGGACGCACAGGTAATCCTCACCGACCGCGGTAACAGCTTCGGCTACGGCGACCTGGTGGTGGATTATCGCAACCTGCCGGAAATGGCTGCATTCGGCGTGCCGGTGGTAATGGATTGCACGCATTCATTGCAGCAGCCCAATCAAACATCCGGCGTAACCGGCGGCAAACCGAAACTGATCGAAACGATTGCCAAAGCCGCCATTGCAGTGGGCGCGGACGGTCTTTTTATTGAAACCCATTTCAATCCCTCCGAAGCCAAGTCCGACGGCGCCAATATGCTGCCGCTCGATCAGCTGGAAGGACTACTGGAAAGACTCGTACGTGTGAGAGAAGCTATTTTATGA
- a CDS encoding acyl carrier protein encodes MSAIAERVKQIIVEKLGVEESEVTPEANFQNDLGADSLDTVELIMEFEKEFNLSIPDDQAENIGTVGQAVAYLEENVK; translated from the coding sequence ATGTCAGCAATTGCAGAAAGAGTTAAGCAAATTATCGTCGAAAAACTCGGCGTTGAAGAGTCGGAGGTTACACCGGAAGCAAACTTCCAGAACGACTTGGGAGCGGACTCTCTAGACACCGTTGAATTGATTATGGAATTCGAAAAAGAATTCAATCTTTCTATCCCTGACGATCAGGCAGAGAACATCGGTACAGTTGGTCAGGCTGTTGCATATCTGGAAGAAAACGTGAAGTAA
- the fabF gene encoding beta-ketoacyl-ACP synthase II — MSFKRVVITGMGALTPVGNDVPTFWSNLVAGVSGAAPITRFDAEKFRTRFACEVKGLDVTNYIPRQEARKMDPFTQYAVIAADEAMKDAGFDADTLDLDKAGVIWGSGIGGLKTFEEEVMNYSENGRTPRFNPFFIPKMIVDSASGVLSIRYGFRGPNFITVSACASATNALIDAFNYIKLGLMNVCISGGSEAAVTIAGVGGFNALKALSERNDSPETASRPYDKDRDGFVLGEGGAAIILEELEHAKARGAKIYAEMIGAGMSSDAYHITAPHPEGLGAYIVMKNAVENAGIKPEDIDYINTHGTSTPIGDPQEIKAIEKFFGEHAYDLNISSTKSMTGHLLGGAGAIEAAACIMAIKDQVVPPTINHFTDDPEINPRLKLTFNKAEKRRVNIALSNTFGFGGHNASVVFKKYED, encoded by the coding sequence ATGAGTTTTAAGCGAGTTGTAATTACAGGAATGGGCGCTTTGACGCCCGTTGGCAATGATGTTCCTACCTTTTGGTCAAATCTGGTTGCAGGCGTAAGCGGTGCAGCCCCCATTACGCGGTTCGACGCTGAGAAGTTTCGTACCCGTTTTGCGTGTGAGGTAAAAGGCCTGGACGTTACGAATTACATCCCTCGGCAAGAAGCCCGTAAAATGGACCCCTTTACACAATACGCCGTCATCGCAGCAGATGAAGCGATGAAGGACGCCGGCTTTGACGCAGATACGCTTGATCTCGACAAAGCCGGTGTAATTTGGGGCTCCGGTATCGGTGGCCTCAAAACTTTCGAGGAAGAAGTGATGAACTATTCCGAGAACGGCAGAACTCCCCGCTTCAATCCCTTCTTTATCCCGAAAATGATCGTCGACAGCGCTTCGGGCGTACTGTCGATCCGCTATGGTTTCCGGGGTCCCAATTTTATCACGGTATCGGCCTGCGCTTCGGCGACCAACGCATTGATCGACGCATTCAACTATATCAAACTTGGTTTGATGAATGTGTGTATCTCCGGCGGTTCGGAAGCGGCAGTTACCATTGCCGGTGTGGGCGGTTTCAATGCATTAAAGGCATTGTCCGAAAGAAATGATTCGCCCGAAACCGCTTCAAGGCCTTATGACAAGGATCGCGACGGTTTTGTGCTCGGAGAAGGTGGCGCGGCCATTATTTTGGAAGAACTCGAACATGCGAAAGCACGCGGGGCCAAAATATATGCCGAAATGATCGGTGCCGGTATGTCGTCCGACGCCTATCACATCACGGCTCCGCACCCGGAAGGGCTCGGCGCTTATATTGTAATGAAGAATGCAGTCGAAAACGCAGGTATCAAGCCTGAGGACATCGATTACATCAACACCCACGGTACATCTACCCCGATCGGTGATCCGCAGGAGATCAAAGCCATAGAAAAATTCTTCGGCGAGCATGCATATGATCTGAATATCAGCTCAACGAAATCGATGACAGGGCATTTATTGGGAGGAGCAGGAGCGATTGAAGCTGCCGCCTGTATCATGGCGATCAAAGACCAGGTCGTGCCGCCTACCATTAACCACTTTACCGACGACCCGGAAATCAATCCGCGGTTGAAGCTTACATTCAACAAAGCTGAAAAACGTCGCGTAAATATCGCTTTGAGCAATACTTTCGGTTTCGGAGGTCATAATGCGTCAGTCGTTTTCAAGAAATACGAAGACTGA
- the rnc gene encoding ribonuclease III: MAKRILIPILSLFRSGTAEDKKFKESIAHVIGDKPSNLGVYQLAFRHTSASRETAIKGFRESNERLEYLGDAVLGMVVAEFLFTKYPYKDEGFLTEIRSRIVNRESLNQISRKLGLDRLIEYDGNRRGMSPRSSMYGDALEAFVGAIYLDKGFRFTRTFIISKLITHYDLDSIIQNNVNFKSLIIEWAQREGKEIRFEILEERGTRHHREFISQILVNDEPFAIGNGFTKKKAEQSASEQACAILELK, from the coding sequence TTGGCAAAGCGAATTCTTATACCGATACTTTCCCTGTTCAGAAGTGGAACTGCCGAGGACAAAAAATTTAAGGAGTCGATTGCGCATGTTATAGGCGACAAGCCTTCCAATCTCGGCGTGTATCAGCTGGCTTTCCGGCACACTTCCGCTTCCCGTGAAACCGCTATCAAAGGTTTCAGGGAGTCGAACGAGCGCCTTGAATACCTGGGCGACGCGGTGCTGGGCATGGTGGTAGCAGAATTTCTTTTTACCAAATATCCTTACAAAGACGAGGGCTTCCTCACCGAAATCCGTTCACGGATTGTGAACCGCGAGTCGCTGAACCAGATTTCGCGTAAGCTGGGCCTCGATCGCCTGATCGAATACGACGGTAACCGCCGCGGCATGTCGCCCCGCTCATCCATGTACGGCGACGCGCTCGAAGCATTCGTCGGCGCTATTTACCTCGATAAGGGTTTCCGCTTCACTCGCACCTTCATTATAAGCAAGCTCATCACGCATTACGACCTGGATAGCATTATCCAGAATAATGTGAACTTCAAAAGCCTCATCATCGAATGGGCGCAGCGCGAGGGCAAAGAAATCCGTTTTGAAATCCTCGAAGAACGGGGCACCCGGCACCACCGCGAGTTCATTTCCCAGATCCTCGTGAACGACGAGCCATTCGCCATCGGCAATGGTTTCACGAAAAAGAAAGCCGAGCAATCCGCCTCGGAACAGGCTTGCGCCATTCTTGAATTGAAATAA
- a CDS encoding Hsp20/alpha crystallin family protein, translating to MSTLVKHFAGPSYLNGFFGKDLFNEYNTPAFAGTVPAVNVVENEEGFRIEVAAPGLQKSDFKLNLEKNQLTISAEKEQKEENKNEKYTRKEFKYTSFQRTFTLPNTIDGDRIEANYADGILSIALPKREEAKEKPARLIDIA from the coding sequence ATGAGCACATTAGTCAAACATTTCGCAGGTCCTTCTTATTTGAACGGATTTTTTGGTAAGGATCTTTTTAACGAGTACAACACCCCTGCATTTGCGGGCACCGTACCAGCTGTGAACGTGGTTGAAAACGAAGAAGGTTTCCGCATTGAAGTTGCGGCTCCGGGCCTTCAAAAATCTGATTTCAAGCTGAACCTCGAAAAAAATCAGCTTACCATTTCAGCTGAAAAAGAGCAGAAGGAAGAAAACAAAAACGAGAAGTACACCAGGAAGGAATTCAAATATACTTCCTTCCAAAGAACCTTCACATTACCTAACACAATTGATGGCGACAGGATCGAGGCAAATTATGCCGATGGCATTCTGAGCATCGCGCTTCCGAAACGTGAGGAAGCGAAAGAAAAACCGGCCCGTCTGATCGATATCGCTTAG
- a CDS encoding Do family serine endopeptidase: protein MKTNWKGLVLVGLISSASTIAGLKILAPDNDKDVIFKEAGSEPLARFTSAGAPAGAPGDFVYAAEATTPTVVHIKSTSTRQSSRGQQQIPDIFRDFFGDDFGSPRGPQQSEATGSGVIISNDGYIVTNNHVVEGAQELEVTLHNKSKFRAKIIGTDPSTDIAVIKIESKDLPAVTLGNSDAVKVGEWVVAVGNPFNLESTVTAGIVSAKGRGLGIIGQSRRNQMQPTSSAPGDSPLESFIQTDAVVNPGNSGGALVNLKGELIGINTAIASPTGSFAGYAFAVPSSIVKKVSSDLIKFGNVQRGYLGISLDDLDSRKAEEYGVKVNDGVYVRDFTENSAAKAGGVAKGDVIVKVDGMNIHSIPELQQSIGLHKPGDKVNVTVNRDGKEKDLSITLRNRTGGSEIIKRDESAAVMSSLGAQFGNLSDQEKQRLSRYKIDGGVKVLSINGGKFARSQVEEGFIITKVNGKAVKTVKEFEAAIAGKEESMVQFEGLYPDAPYDVYSFGFRL, encoded by the coding sequence ATGAAAACAAATTGGAAAGGTTTGGTGTTGGTTGGGTTGATTTCAAGCGCGTCAACCATAGCTGGCCTCAAAATTCTGGCTCCCGATAATGATAAGGATGTAATTTTTAAAGAAGCCGGTTCCGAACCCCTTGCCCGTTTTACCTCGGCCGGCGCTCCTGCCGGTGCTCCCGGTGACTTTGTGTATGCAGCCGAAGCGACTACGCCCACGGTGGTTCACATTAAGTCCACAAGCACAAGACAGTCGTCACGCGGCCAGCAGCAGATCCCGGATATTTTCCGCGACTTTTTCGGCGATGACTTCGGCAGCCCGCGCGGCCCGCAGCAGTCGGAAGCAACCGGTTCCGGTGTGATTATTTCTAACGACGGCTACATTGTGACCAACAACCACGTGGTGGAAGGCGCGCAGGAACTGGAAGTGACGCTGCATAACAAAAGCAAATTCAGAGCGAAAATCATTGGCACCGACCCTTCTACCGACATTGCGGTAATCAAAATCGAAAGTAAGGACTTGCCGGCCGTTACGCTGGGTAATTCCGATGCCGTGAAAGTAGGGGAGTGGGTGGTTGCCGTGGGTAACCCTTTCAACCTCGAATCTACCGTTACAGCCGGTATCGTAAGTGCGAAAGGCCGCGGGTTGGGCATTATCGGCCAGTCGCGCCGCAACCAGATGCAGCCAACGTCATCCGCTCCCGGTGATTCTCCGCTGGAATCGTTTATCCAGACCGACGCCGTGGTGAACCCCGGTAATAGTGGTGGTGCATTGGTGAACCTCAAAGGCGAGCTGATCGGTATCAACACTGCTATCGCAAGCCCCACCGGCAGTTTCGCAGGTTACGCATTCGCTGTGCCATCGAGCATTGTGAAGAAAGTATCTAGCGATTTGATCAAATTCGGTAATGTGCAGCGTGGTTACCTGGGTATTTCCCTCGACGATCTCGACAGCCGTAAAGCAGAAGAATACGGTGTGAAAGTGAACGACGGCGTTTACGTTCGTGATTTCACCGAAAATAGCGCCGCAAAAGCAGGTGGAGTAGCCAAAGGCGACGTGATCGTGAAAGTGGACGGTATGAATATCCACTCTATTCCTGAATTGCAGCAATCCATCGGTTTGCACAAACCTGGCGATAAGGTGAATGTGACCGTCAACCGCGATGGCAAGGAAAAAGACCTCAGCATCACATTGCGTAACCGCACAGGTGGTTCTGAAATCATCAAACGCGACGAATCCGCTGCGGTAATGAGCTCGCTGGGCGCGCAATTCGGTAACCTGAGCGACCAGGAAAAGCAACGACTATCGCGCTATAAAATCGACGGTGGTGTGAAAGTACTCTCGATCAACGGTGGCAAGTTTGCCCGCTCGCAGGTGGAAGAAGGTTTCATCATTACCAAAGTGAATGGCAAGGCTGTTAAAACCGTGAAAGAGTTCGAAGCGGCGATTGCCGGCAAAGAAGAGTCGATGGTGCAGTTTGAAGGACTTTATCCTGATGCGCCTTACGATGTGTACTCGTTCGGATTCAGATTGTAA
- a CDS encoding pseudouridine synthase → MRNRNNSRGGNSSRPSAGGSKGGGGFFKRAKPEVESRFSKPSIKKSSLKFSASADNKGQKARPSFDHEKPREDRGAFDKPRFDKPGFGKPDFKKWDKGGNDRPFRREGDSAERGFKKDFGKKDFRSGDRFGDRKPFGDRPERGGFGGERNREFKPRFDRDNDEREFRPRPDRDSRDFKSRPERGNGDREFKPRLDKDNGDREFKPRFDRESGDREFKPRFERDGGRESKPGFDKPRFERGDRDARSDRPSRSFDRSEGSFKKKEDRDEKPYRSRFQDEEEQDRSGLERRVGRYETAPRYNLDNYEQKKKPSARHKDKEETDEIRLNRYIANAGICSRREADDLISSGQISVNGKIVTEMGYKVRPTDVVKYGKKALNPEKMVYILINKPKDYITTTDDPEERKTVLDIIAGACSERVYPVGRLDRNTTGLLLLTNDGELAEKLTHPSSGIKKIYQAELDKPITTEDFEQLKAGVELEDGFIRPDEVGLVTPDAQVVGLEIHSGRNRIVRRMFEHLGYEVQKLDRTVFAGLNKKDLPRGKWRFLTEKEVIKLKFLL, encoded by the coding sequence ATGAGAAACAGAAATAACTCCCGAGGCGGAAACAGTTCCCGCCCGTCAGCCGGTGGCTCCAAAGGCGGAGGCGGCTTCTTCAAACGTGCTAAACCCGAGGTAGAAAGTCGGTTTAGCAAGCCCAGCATTAAAAAATCCAGTCTGAAATTCTCCGCTTCGGCCGATAACAAAGGTCAGAAAGCACGCCCGAGCTTCGATCATGAGAAGCCAAGGGAAGATCGTGGGGCCTTTGATAAGCCGCGTTTCGACAAGCCTGGCTTTGGCAAACCCGATTTCAAGAAATGGGATAAAGGCGGCAACGATCGCCCGTTCCGTCGCGAAGGCGATTCTGCCGAGCGTGGTTTCAAGAAGGATTTTGGTAAAAAAGATTTCCGTTCCGGCGACCGCTTCGGCGACAGAAAACCATTCGGCGACCGTCCCGAAAGAGGCGGCTTCGGCGGAGAGCGTAACCGCGAGTTCAAACCGCGTTTCGACCGGGATAACGACGAGCGCGAGTTCAGACCACGTCCGGACAGAGATTCCCGCGATTTCAAATCCCGCCCTGAAAGAGGTAATGGCGATCGCGAATTCAAGCCTCGTTTAGATAAAGACAACGGTGACCGTGAGTTCAAACCTCGTTTCGATAGAGAAAGCGGCGATCGCGAATTTAAACCACGATTTGAAAGAGACGGCGGCCGCGAGTCCAAGCCGGGCTTTGATAAGCCGCGATTCGAAAGAGGTGACCGCGATGCAAGATCGGACAGGCCTTCGCGCTCATTTGACCGTAGCGAAGGCTCTTTTAAAAAAAAAGAAGATAGGGACGAAAAGCCTTACCGCTCCCGTTTCCAGGACGAAGAAGAGCAGGACCGCAGCGGGTTGGAGAGACGAGTAGGACGGTACGAAACGGCACCGCGCTACAATCTTGACAATTACGAGCAAAAAAAGAAGCCTTCGGCAAGACATAAGGACAAGGAGGAAACCGACGAGATCCGCCTGAACCGCTACATTGCTAATGCGGGCATTTGCTCACGCCGAGAGGCCGACGACCTGATTTCTTCCGGCCAGATTTCGGTGAATGGCAAGATCGTCACTGAAATGGGTTATAAAGTGCGCCCGACCGATGTGGTGAAATACGGCAAGAAAGCATTGAACCCGGAGAAAATGGTGTACATTCTCATCAACAAACCGAAGGATTACATCACCACCACCGACGATCCCGAAGAGCGCAAAACGGTGCTCGACATTATCGCCGGCGCATGCTCCGAGCGCGTGTACCCCGTAGGCCGCCTCGACCGCAATACCACCGGGCTGCTGTTGCTCACCAATGATGGTGAACTGGCCGAAAAGCTGACGCACCCTTCCAGCGGCATCAAGAAGATCTACCAGGCCGAACTCGACAAGCCGATTACGACTGAGGATTTTGAGCAGCTGAAAGCCGGAGTGGAACTGGAAGACGGTTTCATCCGCCCCGACGAAGTAGGTTTGGTAACGCCAGACGCGCAGGTGGTGGGCCTTGAAATCCACAGCGGCCGCAACCGCATCGTTCGCCGGATGTTCGAACACCTGGGCTACGAAGTTCAGAAACTCGACCGTACTGTTTTCGCAGGTTTGAACAAAAAGGATTTGCCACGTGGTAAATGGCGCTTCCTGACGGAAAAAGAGGTGATAAAACTGAAATTCCTGCTTTAA
- a CDS encoding acetoacetate--CoA ligase gives MSVEAQAQPLWKPGRALLEQSNLKKYMDWLFVKKGLYFRSYHDLWEWSVTDLEDFWESLWNYFNIKSHDLYLEVLQKPLNGLIGTRWFTRSKLNYAEHIFRNRTKDRPALIFQSERSELVEISWETLEAQVAAVSTWLKQRGVRPGDRVAAVLPNIPQAVVAFLATNAVGAVWSSCSPDFGKPAITERFAQIEPKVLFTVDGYVYNGKTYDITSFAGELSAALPSVGDTVLIDNIFSETRPDRFTAWEDILHFENFGIDFEPVPFDHPIWILYSSGTTAKPKAITHSVGGCLIEHMKALVLHQNVKPGDRYFWYSTTGWMMWNYALSSLLCGATLVMYDGAPAYPSSQMLWTLVEKAKITHFGSGAAFFIASMKSGVSITSERLGHLETIGSTGSPLPPETFEWIYKQVKKDVWLISLSGGTDVCSAFVGGCPLLPVYAGEIQCRMLGAKIEAFDEQGQPVLNELGEMVITQPMPSMPIYFWNDYHHEKYLSSYFEMYPHVWRHGDWIKVTDRKSVIIYGRSDATLNRGGVRIGTAEIYRAVESIPDVKDSLAVYLEKSNGEGTISLFVVLAKDKELTDELKTQIKDTLRTQYSPRHVPDTIEQVGDIPYTINGKKMEAPMKRILMGQDPAKCINIDTMRNPESLKAFI, from the coding sequence ATGTCAGTTGAGGCGCAGGCGCAACCGTTGTGGAAGCCGGGGAGGGCTCTTTTGGAACAGTCCAATCTGAAAAAGTATATGGATTGGCTGTTTGTCAAAAAAGGCCTTTATTTCCGGTCGTATCATGATTTGTGGGAATGGTCGGTGACCGACCTGGAAGATTTCTGGGAAAGCCTCTGGAATTATTTCAATATCAAATCGCACGACCTCTACCTGGAAGTGCTGCAAAAGCCGCTGAACGGACTGATCGGCACCCGGTGGTTTACCCGGTCGAAACTGAACTACGCCGAACATATTTTCAGGAACAGAACGAAGGACCGTCCGGCGCTCATTTTTCAATCGGAGCGGTCGGAACTTGTGGAGATTTCCTGGGAAACGCTGGAAGCGCAGGTGGCAGCCGTTTCTACCTGGCTGAAACAGCGGGGCGTAAGGCCGGGCGACCGTGTTGCGGCCGTACTTCCGAATATTCCGCAGGCTGTGGTCGCATTCCTGGCGACGAACGCGGTAGGGGCCGTCTGGTCGTCCTGTTCGCCCGATTTCGGCAAACCCGCCATTACCGAACGGTTCGCGCAAATCGAGCCGAAGGTGCTGTTCACCGTGGACGGGTATGTTTATAATGGCAAAACCTACGACATTACCTCGTTCGCCGGAGAGCTTTCCGCCGCGCTGCCCAGCGTTGGCGACACGGTTTTGATCGACAATATTTTTTCAGAAACCCGCCCCGACCGATTTACGGCCTGGGAAGACATTCTGCATTTCGAAAACTTCGGGATCGATTTCGAGCCTGTACCGTTCGATCACCCGATCTGGATACTCTATTCGTCGGGAACCACCGCCAAGCCGAAAGCCATTACCCACAGCGTAGGCGGCTGCCTCATCGAGCATATGAAAGCATTGGTGCTGCACCAGAACGTGAAACCGGGCGACCGGTATTTCTGGTATTCCACCACCGGCTGGATGATGTGGAACTACGCATTGAGCTCGCTGCTTTGCGGTGCCACGCTGGTAATGTACGACGGTGCGCCGGCCTACCCATCGTCACAAATGCTCTGGACTTTGGTTGAAAAGGCCAAAATCACGCATTTTGGCAGCGGGGCGGCATTTTTTATCGCGTCCATGAAAAGCGGCGTAAGCATTACCTCTGAGCGGCTGGGCCATCTGGAAACGATCGGCTCCACCGGGTCGCCGCTCCCGCCGGAGACTTTTGAATGGATTTATAAGCAGGTCAAAAAGGATGTGTGGCTGATTTCGCTCAGCGGGGGTACGGACGTATGCAGCGCATTTGTAGGCGGGTGCCCGCTTCTGCCCGTGTATGCAGGCGAAATCCAATGCCGGATGCTCGGAGCGAAGATCGAGGCCTTCGACGAGCAGGGCCAGCCCGTCTTGAACGAACTGGGCGAAATGGTGATTACGCAGCCCATGCCGTCCATGCCGATTTATTTCTGGAACGACTACCATCACGAAAAATACCTTTCCAGCTATTTCGAAATGTACCCGCACGTGTGGCGCCATGGCGACTGGATTAAAGTTACGGACCGGAAATCGGTGATCATTTACGGCCGGTCCGATGCCACGCTCAACCGCGGCGGGGTCCGCATTGGCACCGCCGAGATTTACCGGGCGGTGGAGAGCATCCCCGATGTAAAAGACAGCCTGGCCGTTTATCTCGAAAAATCGAACGGCGAGGGCACGATATCGCTGTTTGTCGTCCTTGCCAAAGACAAGGAACTGACCGACGAACTCAAAACGCAGATTAAGGATACATTACGCACCCAATACAGCCCGCGCCACGTGCCCGACACCATCGAGCAGGTTGGCGACATTCCTTACACAATCAACGGAAAAAAGATGGAAGCGCCGATGAAGCGGATACTCATGGGGCAAGACCCGGCGAAGTGCATCAACATTGACACGATGCGGAATCCCGAGTCATTAAAAGCATTCATCTAG
- a CDS encoding S41 family peptidase — protein sequence MNSERPQPPIQNSKSVVRLPIIIAITLAAGVLLGSTFFSGGKKLSDVAKGYSKFREVLMLVENNYVDSVNTEELVDFSISKMLEKLDPHTAYFNSEEATAARSQLESGFDGIGVEFNIYNDTVYVVTPLSGGPSEAAGIQSGDRIISVNKENLSGPGVSNAQVYKLLRGKRGTKVDLAIERVGLNDKMNFSVVRDRIPTYSVDAAYMVDQEIGYIKVSRFSETTYDEFKSALKTLKADGLKNLILDLRGNPGGYMERATSMADEFISGDKLLVYTEGKDSRFDRKTRSHVAGMFEQGPLIVLVDEGSASASEILAGALQDHDRALVVGRRSYGKGLVQMPIKLSDGSELRLTISRYFTPSGRSIQKPYELGKGEDYSQDLTHRYESGELFNVDSIKFDKSKVYKTDGGRIVYGGGGITPDIFVPKDTLLNSKYLFELYSKNIIREYALRYANENQRKLEKLPFKEFLKTFEVSDAMVVELVKDASKAGIKPNEKELNLSRPLITSQTKAIIGRYVWGRKQKSGLNNEVFQVLNPTDNVYQHAVQLFSQAAQLEKGEFSSLNIPKNKK from the coding sequence ATGAACTCAGAAAGACCTCAGCCCCCGATCCAGAACTCGAAATCCGTAGTTCGCTTGCCTATTATCATCGCGATCACGCTGGCGGCGGGAGTGCTGCTGGGGAGCACGTTTTTCAGCGGAGGTAAAAAACTGTCCGATGTTGCCAAAGGGTACAGCAAATTCAGGGAAGTATTAATGCTCGTCGAAAACAACTATGTCGATTCGGTCAATACCGAGGAACTGGTGGATTTCTCGATCTCCAAAATGCTCGAAAAGCTTGATCCGCATACGGCCTATTTCAATTCCGAGGAAGCTACCGCGGCACGCTCGCAGCTCGAATCGGGATTTGACGGCATCGGGGTCGAATTCAATATTTACAACGACACGGTTTACGTGGTAACGCCATTGAGCGGAGGTCCGTCGGAGGCTGCCGGTATCCAGAGTGGCGATCGCATTATTTCAGTGAATAAAGAAAACCTGTCGGGTCCGGGCGTTAGCAATGCGCAGGTTTACAAGCTCTTGCGTGGCAAACGCGGAACAAAAGTGGACCTGGCCATTGAAAGGGTGGGCCTGAACGACAAAATGAATTTCTCGGTAGTTCGCGACCGTATTCCCACTTATTCGGTGGATGCGGCCTATATGGTGGATCAGGAAATCGGTTATATCAAGGTGAGCCGTTTTTCCGAAACCACTTACGACGAGTTTAAATCGGCATTGAAAACATTGAAAGCGGATGGTTTGAAAAACCTCATTCTCGACCTCCGCGGCAATCCGGGTGGTTATATGGAACGCGCCACAAGCATGGCCGACGAGTTTATTTCCGGCGATAAGCTGCTGGTTTACACTGAAGGAAAAGACAGCCGGTTCGATCGCAAAACGCGTTCGCACGTGGCAGGCATGTTCGAGCAGGGCCCGCTGATCGTGCTCGTGGACGAAGGCAGCGCCTCAGCTTCCGAAATCCTCGCGGGTGCATTGCAGGATCACGACCGCGCGCTGGTGGTGGGAAGAAGGTCTTATGGAAAAGGTTTGGTACAAATGCCGATCAAACTATCGGACGGCTCGGAGCTGCGCCTTACCATCTCGCGCTACTTCACACCGAGCGGCCGCAGCATCCAGAAACCTTACGAGCTCGGCAAGGGCGAAGATTACAGCCAGGACCTCACGCACCGGTACGAAAGCGGAGAGCTGTTTAACGTAGACAGCATTAAATTCGATAAAAGCAAGGTATACAAAACCGATGGCGGCCGTATCGTGTACGGCGGCGGAGGCATTACACCGGATATTTTCGTGCCGAAAGACACATTGCTCAACAGCAAATATCTTTTTGAATTGTATTCCAAAAACATCATCCGCGAATATGCATTGCGGTATGCCAATGAAAACCAGAGAAAACTGGAAAAACTGCCGTTTAAAGAGTTCCTGAAAACGTTCGAAGTGAGCGACGCCATGGTGGTCGAGCTGGTGAAAGACGCGTCCAAAGCGGGAATTAAACCGAACGAGAAGGAACTGAACCTTTCAAGACCGCTCATTACCTCGCAAACGAAGGCGATCATCGGTCGTTACGTGTGGGGCAGAAAGCAGAAAAGCGGGCTGAATAACGAAGTGTTCCAGGTGCTGAACCCGACCGACAATGTGTATCAGCACGCGGTACAGCTTTTCAGCCAGGCGGCGCAGTTGGAAAAAGGCGAATTCAGCAGTCTTAATATTCCCAAAAACAAAAAGTAA